DNA sequence from the Sceloporus undulatus isolate JIND9_A2432 ecotype Alabama chromosome 4, SceUnd_v1.1, whole genome shotgun sequence genome:
gcaagggcaccccttttccaggcattttgccgcttctctttggcctggaaaaatggcgGATTGTGGCCTCAGGGCTGCCgatgaggctgccctggccccaatccaccacaaaaaggggtgggtgcaggctgcccctttggagcgATCTGTACCATGCCTAAGTTTCATTTCCACCCCACATTTTCAATGAATCCAATCACTCTGTGCCATTATTTTCAAAGTCATATATTTCTTGGTTCTGACCTGTTAGCTCTACCTGGAGGTTGAATTCATCCATAGGTTTATCCACAGTTGGGAAGCAAGTGGTTTCCCCAATTAGGACATCAGAGTGGAAGTCAGACACCTCTTCAGTCAGATGCTCATGCAGAGTCTTCAAAAATGAACGAGTCAATTCCTCATCACAGGAGCTGCTCTGAAAAACCAGGAGCACCTGAAGCTCTCCACGTATGTGATAGcctgaggaaaagagagaaagtaatTTGCCTTAGAAATATTAAGACCATAAAATCATAATgccagaagagaccacaagggtcatctagtccaaccctgccatgcagaagtACACAATTCCTCATcacctccagcctctgtttaaaaacctctaaagagaCTGTATTACTTTgaggcagtttattccactgtcaaacagcttttactgtcaggaagttcttcctgttgtttaggtggaatctcttttcctctagcttgaatCAGTGTtcagtgtcctattctctggagcagctgaaaacaagcttgctcacccccggtgacatgccttcaaatatttaaatatggaacACTATGGAAGTCACATCGTATCTACTGTGAAGAAAGGAGTCAGAAATTCCAAAGACCTAAAAtctccttcccctggaagccAGGAAGGGAAGAGACAAGAGTTGGCTGGAGGTTActggctctttttcaaatgttttgtttgttcccAAATGTcctaacagcaacaacacttgGGAGAGGTGACCAGGGAAACTACTGTACCTGGGAGCAagcaaggcattttaaaaagacatggcaGCTGTGCATCCACTCCTCTTCTTTCAGTGGTGAGCAGGGTTTGCTAGagctgttattgctgctgctgctaaagcAGTTgctataaggagccctggtgatgcagtggttaaatgccggtacagTATTGcagcctctcacagccacaaggttgtgaattcaatcctgcagggctcaGGATTGCCTTGCATCTTTCCATGGGtagttaaaatgagtacccagcttgtcagGGCAATCAACTTACACCCattaaaccacttagggagtgattaagtgcaccgataagcagtatagaaatgtacttactactgctattgctattctttttttcttttccttttttaaaggaagacaTTGGAGCAGACTAGTAGGCACTGGGGGAGGCAAATGGGGGACTCCAGTCCACATAACTCCCACTTCAGGTGCTGAAAAATATTATGGTTTCTCAAGAGAATAAAAAGATAACCAGATATGTTTAGTCACAGGATCTAGTTCCAGGCCAAAGCTTCTCTCACATTCCTTTCTACATATGAACTTTCTGCAGACTACTTTAGTTCCAGGCACATGAATTGAACATAGTATATGCCCTTATCTGGCTAGTTGCCCACAGAGGGAAAACACAATATCCAAGAAGCATGGTGACAGACTATAAGTCTTCACAAGCATATTAATACCATTGCCTAGGGAGCAGACTGTGTTCTGTATTGTAAGCTTGTGGATAAAACTCAACTCCTTTGCCACTGATTGGCTATGAAAATGCACATGGGTGCACTCAAGCTACTCTTGCAACCAGGGAGAAAGAGCAGCAATGTAAAATTGTTATTGCTTCACTGAATGCTTGAGTGCCTTGCAGTCAATTAGTAGAAGGTGAGATTGAGCTGCACCCACAAGCCCTTCAGCTGCTGTTGTGTACCCAAAGTGAGAAACGTTTCACAAGGAGGTAAATGATCTCCTTGCGCAACATCCCTCAAAACATATACACAGACATAACTAGGGGCCAGCAGGAATACACCCACCTGCCACAATGTGATGGAAAGTCTTGGTATGGAGTTGGCCTTCTTCCATGTAGGATACAGTGCAGATGTAGTGTCCACTGTCCTCAGCACGAAATGTATGTAAAGTCAGGGTAGCACCACCAACAAGGAAATGGGTTCCTGGAAACAGAGTCAAATCATATAGTCTGAGAAGAAAAACATTCCATTACAGCCAGTCAGCCAATCAGACAAAGCATGTGTATTCGTGCAGAAAGGTATTAAGACAAACCTCTGTTCTTTAACACTTTTCCAACTCCCCCTTGAATTTCAACTTCAAATGCATTCATCTGTCCCCTACCCTCATATCTGTTCATGAAACCAGACCCTTCTCTTGCAACTCTGCTGCTGTGTGTAAATGcccaaacaaaatgtttttatgagCCCCAAATTTCTGTGAATATTTCTTATTATAGAAATTATTTGCAATGAACCTTGTCCCTGTGCTTGGTGTCACCATTGCTCAGGAGGCTTTGGCAGCCATTTGGGATCCAGCATGACTGCTCCTGGGAGCAGACACACCAGACCCCAAATAAAAGGCATTGCCCCTTACTcaagcagcagctgctgtttGGTACTGGTGGCCCTGGGCCTCCAACAGCCATTTGAGATCCAGTAAGGCTGCTCCTGGAAGCCACGCTGGATCCCAAATGAAAAGCACCATCCCCTcctagcagcagctgctgctaggAGGTACAAAGCTACAGCTCCAGATGGCCATTTTGGGCCTTGCACAGCTGCTGGACAAGCAAGACACtatgccctttctcacttgccagCTGCCGTGCCAGCCCCACAGAATGTACTGCCTCACCAGGTGTACACCCCCCCCCGGGGTCTCACCCCGTGCAGTACACACCACAATGATTCCACTCAACAAGTATAACATTGTGCTACCAAATATTTGGAAAACAAATTCTTGCACCTTAATGTTTAAGACTGCTTgggatgcaaaaataaataaaataaaattctaccTATGATAATATAGCTTGCCATTCTAATGACATATTGGCAAACCTGGTAACCCCTCCCAAATGCTTTCCATCTTTCCCCCATTACCTAAGTAATAtcaacccccctccaaaaaaaacgcTCCACAAAAGAGCATAAGCTTCTGAGTTCTCCATAGGTGTTCAGTCTTCAGTCTTCATCACCTATGCTGATTAAGAGTTCTGGAGAATTTGGAAAACTGCATACTTTTGTACTGCACTTGGTCCACCTAAAGACTGCACAGTTGTGGAATTGGGGTTTCCCCCCACATATCAACATAGCTGTCTTTGTTTAAGACACTCTACCTCAAGAACTCCATCTTTCAAACTGAGAGCCATTTCTGGCTTCTACAGAAAAATCTAGATCCCCATGCAACAATACCTAACCTCCATTTTCCATGGTCCAGTTGTAGGTGGGATTCAAACCAAATACAATATCAGATTTTGCAGGCTTGCAAGGTAGAGTGATTTCCTTGGCTCCAATATGGACAAAGATGGGTTCTGCAAGAATCAATAGTACCAGTTcatgagaaagagaaataaattgcCATTGGTTTAGAAAAGGGTAGGCAAAATGGAGCAGCCAAAAGGTTTTTTTGTGGCCTCTCCTGCAATAAAGAAAATGTGCCATCTAACAGggtattttcaccatgttttaggcctttttttaaataaaggaagtAAACAGGAAGTGATGTGTGCTAGCTGCCTGTTATTAAAGAAAGCCTTTTCTGTCCCTAAAATGGCCTGGGTGGCTAAAAGCATGGCAAAATGCCCTTCAAACCCCTAAAGGGTGTTTGTGAGACAAAAATGGTTTtgtggagtattattattattattattattattattattattattattattattattttgcagccACAGCAGGGTACAAGGTCTCAAGGAGAAGGGGTTAATCAATGTAACTCCCAGACTTACACAGTTGTCTGTCTAAGGTAACAGGGAATGACCCCAACATGAGGTGACGTTCCCATCTGGGACCCTAAAGTAGTGATAAACGTACAGAACTTACTCTATATACCCATGTATATGTGTAAGGGTGTacagtctagaaattttagtcaaaaaattgagccaaaatccctgggtcaacttattcaagccctcccttcagtccatctgccttggtccaggcctcggaggttgagaggaactgctggacctcttaccctttcccatcaccactcccttctccttctgtgtcatgtctttttagcttgtaagcctgagggcagggaaccgtctaactaaaaagattgcatgtacagctctgtgtaaatttacagcgcttcataaataaaggttaataataataataataattcacaggtcaatggaaatactgtactttaactcttatttaaaaaggaaccattccctcgtaaaagacaagagcttagtctgtcttggaagcactgacctcgcTCTACTCCCTCATCCCTCCAGCCGTTAGATTAGCAAAACAGTTAAGCCTGCTGGAATTACTATTATTTgcttaatttaatataatttaattttaaatggttGATCTTAACTGATTGTTTTCATTAtgatatgtttaattcttttttatgggggaaagtggggaataatgcattgcattgcattttgtatggtaattttaatatgtaagccaTTTTGGTTGTTTTCTAACAGAGAAGCAGGTTATATATAAagtatttattactattattattagtagtagtagtagtattagtattatttcccaacaacatctcaggcttggccaaattgatcaccaacaatggtccaccctggcctcgcatcaggaggcatggagacgcactatccatgatgctgcagcctttttcaaaagctcacagcaaacgagtctcaaagagaaacgacaacgcagaaagaaccacaacccggaaacatcacccaaagagactttccgctgtgctttctgcaaccggacctgtttgtcctggattggcctttttagtcaccaacgtgcttgtacaaagcacgggatgagtccttcctgaatcttcgttcgcgaagcaaagccagagatttcccactctttccccagaactgggactcagagtggcttcacaatacagtattaaaaaaacacacaccaatacaattaaaacatagaaaagtgatacattaaaacagaattaaattgttacaatattaaaacagattacttattaaaagaataaaaatatagttacaaagataaaaattttaaaacgcTTAAAATGATACAACGGCCTAGCTGGTCCTTTAAGaacattctgttttttaaaaaaactgtctgcATAAGAACGTTTTAACCTGCCAGCAGAAGGTCAATGAGGGGgctattctggtctccctggaagTGAATttcaaagtctaggggcagccaccgagaaggccctctcttgcatccccaccaaccgTACTTGTGATAGTGTTGGCATGGAGAGAAGGGTCTCTTCATAGGATCTAAGGGCTCAGgccagttcatacagggagatatggtctgccagatATTGTGGTCctgagccatacagggctttataggttataaccagcactttgaattgtgcccgaaAACAAACTGGCAACTAATGGagttgtttcaacaggggcgttgtgtgatctctatagccccagttaacagcctggctgcagctctttggacaagccgaagtttccaaacactcttcaaaggaaggaattgtCTAAGTTCTTTtgcataattttcctttgctttattatttacatggtttgttacatgcccctaggttttacccttgatgTATCCACAGattataccaaaatccataattttggctccaaaatctacccttgacttatacatgaggttgatttatagtcaggTATATATGGTATCTTTCTATGTTCTCACCCATATGTTCAGTAGGTGTTGCCTGATGAGCAGCTTCTGGTTCTGAAAATGTTTCATTGTTGAACATTTCAGAGGAATGTTgtccgcagcctgaaaaggacaTAAACCCTTAGTAAGATGTCATGTGGTGTTTAGGAAGCACCAATAATGGGAGTTTATcggacaagggaaattggaagtgatagactaccacacagaGGTTTCATTTTATTgagtgagaggtgatcacacgcaatttcgggcaatgacaagctattttcaggcaatgggatgtcagttcaaacgcaattcgaattcacgtaaatttgctgaactagcaaattcacatgaatgcgttctggcccctttctcttcattcaaaattaagagaaattccttccatgtgataaactccatggagtGCACTGTGAGGTCTGACCTCAAGCTCCCAACTCCCAGATGTCTATATCAGGAGTATCTTACAAAACCAAGCTGGTTCCACACACTTCATGTCTATCAGCTCCaggcctaaaaaaaaaaagattggtttGCTTTTTTACAACCTCCCTGAGGTCAGCTAGCTAAAGTTTCTAACAAGGCTAGTCACCTTGATCCAGAGCCATTCCTCCTGTTCACTATCTGCACAGCAAACAGAAACCAACAGGGGAAGTAGCACCTTCAACCATGCAGTCAGTATGcctctccactgcagaattaatgcagtttgacacctctttaactgccatggctcaatgctatggaattctgggatgtgtagttttgtgagatattttgccttttctgtcagagttctggtgccacaacaaattacaaatcccaggattccataggatggagccctgacagttaaagcagcatcaaactgtattaattctggggtgtggcagcagcctgaaagCTCCACTTTGGGATTTTTGCCTGTTAAGCAAAGGTAAGGCCACTTCACTCAGTACACAGTTTGGAGGCCTTACTGTActttttttggactccagcaACCCAAACTCAGGGacgtgtagtccaaaaagtaacatttccaagcccaGATTCTATGCAGTCCATTTGCTTGCTCATTCTGGGTGTCCAGGTCCTGgtggaaagttgttgttgtgtgcctccaagtcattttttaattaaggtgaccctaaggtgaaccttaaAGAGAGCCAGTATGGAGTAGTTGAACTACacctctgaaggccagggttcaattcccagcctggcaatgaaacccaccgggtgactttgggcaagtcatactctgtcagcctcagaagaaagcaatggcaatcctcctctcaacaaatcttgccccccaaaaaaccaagatACATTCGCCTGAAGGACGctataagatggaaacaacttgaagttcTTAGCCACACTCAAGGAGACAGCAAggcctagtggtttgagggtttgactttggagactagggttcaattcccagcttggccatgaaacccactgggtgaccttgggcaagtcacacgctctcagcttcaggggaaggtaacagcaaacctcctttgaacaatgtgaagttgaaggctttcacagccggtatccagttttttgtaggttttttgggttgtgaggctgtgttctggaagagtttattcctgatgttttgtcagcatttgtggctggcatcttcagagaatgctggcatggaagagaattaagtgtgtgtgtatatatatatatatgtgtgtgtgtgtgtgtgtgtgtggtcacactgtgtgtgtgtatgtatatatgggtAGGGAGAgttatttccatgttaatctgtgtattcttctgttgttgaatggcaaggcctcagggtgggaggctatgcaaaaaggattagtgtctgcttaatcagtgatcattttctgctgggaaaggCAGAAAACTGACCTGAAATGACCTTGGGCAGTTttgatttgcattttgctgggtcttgattttagtgtttttcaggactggtagccaaactttgctaactttaaggacttcttctttcctgctgaagttgtcaaggtgtttgtggatttcagtggcttccctgtgcattctgacctaatagttgttggcatggtccagaatttcagtgttttcaaactgcattttatgcccaggatggtttataacatgttctgctacagcTGATTTTTCCGGCTGATCAAacctgcagtgtctctcgtgttcattgattcgtgtttgaacactgcgtttggtggtccctatgtagacttgtccacagctgcatggtatacgctaaactcctgtggctgtgagagggtctctcctgtccttcgctgagcacagcatttgctggattttcttggtcactTTGTAAATCATTTGGAGATTGTGTTGCCTTACCACTTTCcctattcacagaatcatagaactggaagggaccacaagtgccatccagtccaaacccattctgccatgcaggaagtctcaatgTGACTCCTTTGTCCttctatgaagtcaaaggctttcaaggccggcatccatagttttttgtggatttttcgggctctgtggccacgttctacaagagtttatccctgatgtttcaccagcatctgtggctggcatcttcaggtctttctgtctgtgactcctttgatgtatggtaaaaatacacagattaacatagaaatcactcctccctatccagggtcacacagtatatatacatatatatccagctctcttctaggccagcattctctgaagatgccagccacacatgttggcaaaacgtcaggaataaactcttccagaacatggccacagagccccgaaaaacccttctctgaacacatcttgccaaggaaacctcattaTAGGCTTGCCGcaagaaatgacttaaaggtagaacaacaagaacagaaagtgaacctatcatagggtttccttggcaggtttttcctttgccgttgccatcctctgaggctgagagagtgtgactcacccaaggctgcatccacattggagaaataacccggtttggcactgctttaactctctgtctgtctctttgctatggaattctgggagttggagtttgctgtggggcccagagcggagctctgctccgctctgggcccacaacaaactccaactcccagaattccatagcaaagagacagacaaagtggtgccaaaccaggttatttccctaatgtggatgcagcccaagtgggttttttatgttcaaaggtcaggattcgaacccaggtctcccagagtccaatcCCAACCAAGCTGGGCCTTAAAAACCAAGGCAACACCGCAGGGGCCGTCCTCCCTGTCGAAGCCCCTGCCTCCCCATACCGGCCCCATTGCAGAGCAACAGGACCAGGATCCATCGAAGGACCAGGAGAGACATGAAGCCGGGCTCCAGGACCATCCGCCCCACTGCGCTGCTGCAGGGCGCCCCGCTTCTGTCGCCATGACAACCAGGGGAGGCCTAGGCGCCCAGCCACAAAATTCCAATGCGACACAGCAGGTTGCTAGACGCTGCCTATCGCTCTTTGGTGACGTCACAGCGTTCGAACTCCTGAACCCTTTCAAGACTGTTAGGCAAGGCGACCTGCTGACGTCATGCCGCCCTTGTGCGTCAAGCGTCATCACCGTGCGACGCTGTGCGTGTGTCGCGCATACTCAAGATGGCGGCCAAGGTGCTTTAGTTCGAGGGATTTCAGGGCAGGCTGAGGGGGAGAAGCCAATATGAAGCCGCCGTCGAGGCTGCGTTCGGCCCCTGCTCGCTACCGACTGGGCTCCGCTCCCCGGGTTTGGAGCGACCGAGAGAAGCGGCGCCTCCTTCAGGCGCTGAGGGCTCAAGCTCAGGCTCCGGGTTCGCTGCGGCCGGAGCTGCTGAAGAAGTACCTGCCTTCGAAGGAGGAAGGCGAAGTGAGTTGGAAGATGGAAGGCTGGGTTCGCTTGTGGCCAcgaggcgtcctccttttccaggacgtgtcctacatttgagccttctgaccaggaggaattccaaaatgccctccctttgAAGCCTCACTGAGACGGATGAGTTTGCATTTCTGTTCAGGGTGACCAAAGGCCCTCTTTTCCCAAGACACTTCCTACACATATCCGTCCAGAGCATGGCTTTGTTATAGCAGTGAAGCAAATAGTAAACCATATGAAGTAAATCAGAAAGtagctagcaatagcaatagcagcttcattgtggtggagtctccctccttggaggtctttaagcagaggctggatggccatctgtcggggatgctttgagtgagagttcctgcatggcagaagggggctggactgggtggcccttgcggtcccttccacGTCTACGAGTCTATgacttatataccacttcatgccacctaagcagtctctcagctttatcacactagcgagatcccacaGGAAAAGGGGAGTTTAAAGGAGAGTTACATTAAATTTGAATGTAAACAGAACCCATGAATTCGGGAAGTTCATCACACCGAATTGCTGTTAATTTAcccaaagtaaaaagctgccgtttttaactttggtttaacttcacattatttcatgttaacagtgacgtcgtgtgataaactttagatatttctgggttttctcccaatttaactctcctttaaatcccgttttccctgcaggatctcgctagtgtgataaactcccctaagcggtttacaactgtaagctaattgccccaaacaagctgggtactgattttagcaacctctgaaggatgcaggaatgagtcgaccctgagcccttggctgggattgaactcacagccttatggtttgtgagtgagtagctgcagtacaggcatttaaccactgctccaccagggctcttaaTACTGGCAGTCTTTTGTTTATAACAGATCATTAACGAACTGCTTCTTAATACAGTAGAAATGTCCCTTAGAGCAagcaaggtctggaaaccatgtcctatgaggaacagtttaggaagctgggtatgtttagcctagagaaaaggttaagaagtgacatgatagccatgtttaaatatttgagaggatgtcatatggaaaatgaagcaagcttgtgttctgtagctccagaaactagggcaatagcaagtacatttctattcacATGTAGTTGGCTGAGCGGCTTCCGGGTGTCTTGGGGCTTTGCGGCTTCAAAATCCtgtgcccagaagccagcttttacAGTGGTCTGGCCCTTAGTTGGATTAAGCTCTTGCAGGTGCTTTGCAGGTTTGGGTTACATTTAGGGATGCTAGCATAAATAAACATCCACAAGAGCTGTGTCATATTCTTTATAAACATAAAATGTAGCGTTTGGTCTGATGTGTCACCACCTTTAAATGAAATGCGTGTCCCTTGTTAGCCAAACAAGCTTCATTAATGGTGATATGGGAGcattataattatttttcatgAGAGCGCAGCAGAATAGATGTGACAAAGTATAAACACTATTCATACTTCATTGTTTTTTTCTCATCTTTGTGTTTGTTGGGAGAATTACAAGTTTTAGTGTTTTGTGAAAGTAGGCTAACCCTGTTTTTAAAACACTTCAAATATTGTGACTAAATTGTGCTGATATTGCAGATCATGGAATTTGTGGATCTACTGAAAGAACGTGTGGCAAGAGAAGCAGTCAAGGACCAGTATCGATACCGTCAGAGTAAACAGAAGGATGCACCAATTCCAGCACCTATTGAGGTACAGAAGGGGTAAGCATAGGTAAGGAATTATGGCTTAAATAGTCTAAAAGATAGTCATATCTCCATTTGTTTCTAGGTGTGGACTGAGTTAGCTGAGAAATTAACAGGATGCCTTGAGGATGCTGTGACAGCTGCTTTTTCCCAGGTAAAAATAGTGTACCTTATGTGATCTTACCAAGATTGATATTAAatacagtgtggggtagtggtttgagtgttggatgatgattctggagaccagtgtttgattcccaactcagtcataaaacccattggatgaccttgggcaagtcacactcattcagcctcaggggagggaaacttcatctgaataaatcttgccaagaaaaccccatgataggtttgccttagggtcatcataagtcagagatgacttgaaggcacacaacaacaacaaaggatgcaAACCAAATCATACTAGCTTTCAGGGTCCAGTGGGTTCTTCACCAgtcaaagaaagtaaaaaaacatCATACAGGGGAAGAAAAGTAACAATGTTAAGATAACATATTTGCATTTTGCTTGATACTTGCTTAAGGTGGTCTTGAGGGAGGTTCGATTCAGAGGACTGGGAacaaaagcagtaaaagaaatgcaataaaatttccttttcctttagcAGCAATAAAGTACTTCCTTTTGAAATCTAAGTCTGTTTCTTACCCTTTGTGAGACTACAAGTCATTTCATTGACAGTCTCTTAAGGTTgcaaaaagttactttgttgCTACCAGCAGAGAAGGAAGTTTTATGGCATTTCTTTTACTGCCTCtgataaataaatgtattagtaCAAAGTGTATTTTGGATTCTTATTCAGAAAATCGCTGACTGCTTAGAACTGGTAGTGCCCTTTGTGCAGGGGAATGTTTACTGTTATCTGTGTATATCCACTCATTAGGCTTTGACAATTGCATCTGCTGAGCCAATCTGCTTCCTCCATTCTGTGCCCCCAAAGCCTGTGGAAGCCAAAAACACTAGATGTTCGTCACCAACTCTTCATAACAAGAATAAATCAAATGAAGAAACTCAGGAAACAGCTATGTCATCAAATTTGGGGGAACCAGCCCCTGTGGAAAACGGTGGATT
Encoded proteins:
- the SNAPC2 gene encoding snRNA-activating protein complex subunit 2, producing the protein MKPPSRLRSAPARYRLGSAPRVWSDREKRRLLQALRAQAQAPGSLRPELLKKYLPSKEEGEIMEFVDLLKERVAREAVKDQYRYRQSKQKDAPIPAPIEVWTELAEKLTGCLEDAVTAAFSQALTIASAEPICFLHSVPPKPVEAKNTRCSSPTLHNKNKSNEETQETAMSSNLGEPAPVENGGFQVDFEKIYKYLSVISRGSKAPELTPGESAVLLDLLLSLQEELGCLDFKKLENHMYKCYLELNGHYTEKSRTQAEASPSVNNGKDSCDELFHMHPETSCLQEQEGTNSLASSKGDETPSSVINWKTLGICPLNSFMFPLDLLAQKGETAETVPPCSLCTGTKL